The Leptospira neocaledonica DNA window GTTAATCCTTTTGCGACACTCGGATTGGTAGGAGTGACTGCAATAGAGACTAATTTTGCTGCGGTGACAGTGATGTCCACGGTAGCACTGATACTTCCAGAAGTTGCAGTGATGGTAGATATTCCTAAACCTCCGCTATTAGGAGAATGCACTTCTATTTTGGGAGTAGAAGTAAAACCGCCCAATTGTAAAATGGAAGTCTGAGAACTGCCCCAAGAAACGGAACTTGTGATATTTTGAGAAGTTCCGTCCGAGTAAACCCCGGTTGCTAAGATAGTAGTGCTTGTTCCTTTCGCAATGGAAGAGTCATCCGCAGTTAATTGGATGGAATCTAAAGCAGCTGCTGTTACAGAGAAGGATACGGTTTCTTCTATTCCGCCTATTTCTGCAGTAATGTCCACTGTTCCTACATTGATACCGGATACTCTACCTTCAAATCCGGAACCGTTATCCACAGTTGCGATAGAAGTATCTTCACTGGACCAGGTCACTTGATCTGTGATTGTTTCATTATGACCATCCGAGAAAATACCGGTAGCTACTAAGTTTAAGGTTCTTCCTTTGGGAGTACTTGGAACGGATGGCGTAATAGAAATACTTTCCAATACAGCAGCGGTAACTGTTACATCAGTACTTCCTCCGATAGAACTCAAGGTAGCGGTGATGGTAGAAGTCCCCATATCTTCCGTGGATAAAAACCCTCTGGATCCTGAGGTATTGCTGATAGTAGCCACTGCTGTATCGGAAGAATTCCAAGATACCGAATTCGTAATATCTTGGTTCGAATTATCTGAATACGTTCCAGTTGCGGTGTACTGTTGATTTTTACCCAATGCCAATGACTTATTGGTAGGCGTCACTGCGATAGAAACTAAAGCAGCAGAACTAACAGTTAGAGATAAATCACTAGCGTTTAATGAATTGTAAGAAGCCTTGATCGAAGTAGCTCCAGAGTCTACAGCGGTAACTAGTCCCGAAGAATCAATGGTAGCAATAGCAGAACTTCCTGTGCTCCATGCAGTGTTTGGATCGTTAGTCAGGTCTTGATTAGAGCCGTCTGCAAAGTTACCGGTTAAATTACATTGTCTAGTAATCCCTTTAGGTAGATTATCCGTTTGGTTTACACAGGAAATGGTAATTGTACTCAAAGGAGCCGAAGTAACCGAAAGAGAAATTTGTGCAGTTTTGTTTTCGTAAGTGATGCTGATGTCTGCAGCTCCTACTCCAGTTCCTGTGGCTTGCCCGCCCGCTGCCAAAGAAATAATATTGGAATCGCTGGTGCTCCATACAGCGTCCGCAGTAATATCTTTATGAGTTCCGTTAGAATACGCAGCAGTCGCTACCAAAGACATGCTCGTAGTTTTTGCGAAACTGGAGTTTGGAGAAGAGATCTCTACTCGGCTTAATGTAGGAGTTCCTCCACCGGGAAGGAAGAATAATCCTCCGCCCCCTTTCTTTCCAGCCGCGAGCCCAACAGCTCCCGTTAATAAAGGCCAAGCCACACATCCTTGGAAAAGAAGGAATGAACACGCCAGTGCGGCGTAAAATTTTTTGGTAGGGTTGATTCCGGAGCTCATATATATCTCTTTCGGTTCGACAGTAGCTGTTCATTCTACTATCGACCTAATTCTATCGGACGATACATATCTAACGACTATTTCAAGAAAAAATAAATACTAAGGATTAGTTTTGTAAGTAAATACTTACTTCGTCCCGAAGATCGGGAGTCGGAGTTCGGCCAATTGCAGAACCCGTTTTAATTTATCAAAACATCACTTGAGTAGTGAAATTTTTATCAGGAGCTAGATTCTGCTATTTGCTTCTAAGAATATTTACTCTTAGAAATGTAAAAAACCAACGAGCCTCAAAGATTATTATTTGAAAGTAGAGATGTAATCGATTGATTACAATACGGATTTCGTAATTCGAACGAATTACATCTTTTTAAAGTAGCATTTTGACTTTAAATTAACATATATAAATCTGAAATGTTTTTCCAAGTTGAGAGAAACAAACAGGATCTCGTTTAGTGAATAAGAGACTAACGTGTATTTTTTGCAGAATTGATTAGTTATGTCCCTATTCACTGAAATTATTTAAAGTCCGGGAGGATCCAGTCCTTATGGAAAAAATCATCTTTGACCTTCATAAGATCCCTATTTGGGTCGATGAACGGCAGGCTTTTTTTGCCGTTTAAAGAAACCCTTACTTCTGCATAAACTGCGATATCGTCACCTGTCCTTTTCTTTTCCTTTTCCCCCAAGAAGTGAGCGAATTGAAGGATCAGATCCGGTTGGGTGCTCATCATAGTTTTTTGGACTTCATTCAGATAAGATTCAGGTAAAACATATTGGATTTCTCCTGTTCGAGAATTGACCACTTGGAAACTCGCGATCCCATTCTTTTGGATCAACATGATATGCCATGCAAATCTAAAACCCTGTTCTGTCCATAAATGGTTTCCGGGATATAAAAAATGCCTGAGAGGAAAGAATATCTGGATCAAAACATATAAGGATACTGTCCAAACTCCGAATCTGGAAATAAACCGAGAGGTGAATTCTCCAAGTTGGGTTTCAAAATTTTTTCCCCATACATTCGGTTTTTCTAAAGTACTCAATAGTATTAACAAAAATTTTGCTGAGAGAAAACGGAAAGCTACCGGCAGTTTGTTCCAAGCGGTTTTGAATAAGTTCCTGAGTTCGCCGTAAGGAAAAATCCCTCTTCTTTTCAAAAATCCTCTGGCTTTAATTGGCCAATTTGGAGGGAAAAATAATAAAGCGGAGAAGATCATGATCCAAGGGAACATTCCTATCGGAAAAAGTCTCCAGGTTAGAATATGAAAGATTAAAATAAAACTGTAAGCCCATGGTCTTAGATTTTTTTTCAGAAGACAGAATGGAACAAATAGATCGAAAAATAAACCCGCGTAACTGAATAGATAACCTGCGATTGGATAGGAAAAAAATCCTCCGATCACGGGAAAGTCCGTATTTCTCACCAACCAAATCCTAAGAGGTTGTGCAGAAAAAAGCCAGTCCGGAACTAATTTTGCCAAGCCCCCGAAAAAATAAACACAACCTATTTGAAATCGAAGGATCCACAAAGACCAATTCGGTATTTTTGGAATACTCCATCTTCCGTTTCGGTATGCTTCCAAAAAATGGGATAAAGAAAAACAACGATCTGCAGGGATCCAGAAGAGAAGAAAGAGTAATAGAAAAACCAAATAGTAATGATTTAGATAAGTGGAAACATCTAGAAGATTAAAATAGGAAAATCCTAACCAATAAATGAAAATGGAAGATCTATATAATACTCCTAGAGAGATAAATAGAGCAGCAACGCATAGTATTATGAAAATAAAATATAATAAAGGACCTGGAATAACTTCCACCCAGGAAAATCCGAAATGTTTAAAATGAAAATCTGGTTCTAAAAAGTATTTTTGGATCCAACCGTAGTGAAGATAACGAGCCGAGATAAAAAATAAAAGAATGCCGAACCCGAATCTAAAAAATCCTAATGACCAAGCGGGA harbors:
- a CDS encoding HTTM domain-containing protein, with amino-acid sequence MSLWNRYKSELFEQSPAWSLGFFRFGFGILLFFISARYLHYGWIQKYFLEPDFHFKHFGFSWVEVIPGPLLYFIFIILCVAALFISLGVLYRSSIFIYWLGFSYFNLLDVSTYLNHYYLVFLLLFLLFWIPADRCFSLSHFLEAYRNGRWSIPKIPNWSLWILRFQIGCVYFFGGLAKLVPDWLFSAQPLRIWLVRNTDFPVIGGFFSYPIAGYLFSYAGLFFDLFVPFCLLKKNLRPWAYSFILIFHILTWRLFPIGMFPWIMIFSALLFFPPNWPIKARGFLKRRGIFPYGELRNLFKTAWNKLPVAFRFLSAKFLLILLSTLEKPNVWGKNFETQLGEFTSRFISRFGVWTVSLYVLIQIFFPLRHFLYPGNHLWTEQGFRFAWHIMLIQKNGIASFQVVNSRTGEIQYVLPESYLNEVQKTMMSTQPDLILQFAHFLGEKEKKRTGDDIAVYAEVRVSLNGKKSLPFIDPNRDLMKVKDDFFHKDWILPDFK